A region of the Pseudomonas sp. J452 genome:
AAGCAAAGGACAACGGGGCGGGAAGTAGGTCTGTTCATGGCCGGCGAGCTTACCACCAAACCAGGCTGCAGAGCCCGTAGGCCTGACGCCGGCGCGGCAGTTTGCCGCTCTGGATATGAAAACCGGTAGGGGAGGCTTGGGGCCTATTCGCTCCGTTGCCGTGGTCTGTCCGCCGCCTGGCAGAGCTGTCCCGGTGGGGCGGGGCAGTTCCGGCAAGCGACAAAACCCAGCAGGCAAAGGATGGCGAGCGACTTGATCGTCCTGCTCTCCTGGCCTTGGGCGGTATAGTCGCCAGCTGTGAGTACCTGGGACTTCAGTACTAGCGCCTTTTCAGGCGAGTCTGCAGGCTGCTAGAGTGCGGCAAATCAATCAATGAGTGCCTGGATGGCGCCTGCGGGCGGGGTCGCCCAGGCGTGGTCGTGGGCTTTGGCGGAGCGGCATGCGCGGTATATTTTTCTGGCTGCTATGCCTGTTGCCGGCCCTGGCTGGCGCTGTCGAGTTCGACGAAACCACCACGCGCCTGCCGCTGGGTGCCACCATGCATGTGTTCGAAGACGTGCGCGGTGATGCCAGCATCGTCGATGTCGCTTCGCCGGCCCTGCAGGGCAGCTTCCGCCAGCATCGCCAGGCCGTGCTCAATGCCGGCTATTCGCGCTCGGTGTTCTGGCTGCGCCTGGACCTGCAATACAGCCCGCGTAGCGCTTCCGGCGCCGCACATCCCTGGTATCTGGAGCTGGCCTACCCGCCGCTCGATCATCTGGAGCTCTATCTGCCTGACGCCGCAGGCGGCTATCGCCTGGCCCAGCGTACCGGCGACGCCCTGCCGTTCAGCAGCCGACAGATCAAGCAGAACAACTACCTGTTCGAACTCGACTTGCCGCCGGGGCAGAGCCAGCGCATTTACCTGCGCCTGGAGAGCCAGGGCTCGATGCAGGCGCCGCTGACCCTGTGGTCGCCCCAGGCCTACCTGGAATACCAGCCCAAGCGCATCTATGTGCTCGGCATCATCTACGGCGTACTGCTGGTGATGCTGATCTACAACCTGTTCATCTACCTCAGCGTGCGCGACACCAGCTACCTCTACTACATCCTCTACATCGCCTCGTTCGGCCTCTACCAGGTCTCGGTGAATGGTGCCGGCATCGAGTACTTCTGGCCGGACAGCCCCTGGTGGGCCAACGCGGCCACGCCATTCCTGATCGGTTCGGCGGCGTTCTTCGGTTGCCAGTTCGCCCGCAGCTTCCTGCATACCGCCGAGCACAGTCCCTGGGTCGATCGGCTGTTGCTGCTGCTGATGGCCTGTGGTGCGCTGGTGATGGCCCTGGCGCTGACGGCCAGCTATGGCGTGGCGCTGCGCATGGCGACCTATCTGGCGCTGCTGTTCACCGTGGTGATTTTCAGTGCCGGCGTGCTCGCCTGGATGCGTGGCATGCGCGTGGCGCGCTACTTCATCTTTGCCTGGAGTGCCTTCCTGGTCGGCGGCATCACCAACACCCTGATGGTGTTGGGCTACCTGCCCAACCTGTTCCTCACCATGTACGCCAGCCAGATCGGCTCGGCGCTGGAGGTCGGCCTGCTGTCCCTGGCCCTGGCCGACCGCATCAATGCGATGAAGGAAGAACGTGCGCGCATCCTGCAGGAGGCCAGCAGCGAACTGGAGGCCCTGAACCGCGAGCTGGCCGACAACAACCGGCTGA
Encoded here:
- a CDS encoding hybrid sensor histidine kinase/response regulator, with the translated sequence MRGIFFWLLCLLPALAGAVEFDETTTRLPLGATMHVFEDVRGDASIVDVASPALQGSFRQHRQAVLNAGYSRSVFWLRLDLQYSPRSASGAAHPWYLELAYPPLDHLELYLPDAAGGYRLAQRTGDALPFSSRQIKQNNYLFELDLPPGQSQRIYLRLESQGSMQAPLTLWSPQAYLEYQPKRIYVLGIIYGVLLVMLIYNLFIYLSVRDTSYLYYILYIASFGLYQVSVNGAGIEYFWPDSPWWANAATPFLIGSAAFFGCQFARSFLHTAEHSPWVDRLLLLLMACGALVMALALTASYGVALRMATYLALLFTVVIFSAGVLAWMRGMRVARYFIFAWSAFLVGGITNTLMVLGYLPNLFLTMYASQIGSALEVGLLSLALADRINAMKEERARILQEASSELEALNRELADNNRLKDEFLATVTHELRTPMNGVIGSLELMQTLKLDVELEQYQKTAAGSARDMMRMVNDILALTELQAGKLYPRREPFSLRGLFDGLRAQYSPRAMEKGLEFIVELDDSLPDTLEGDAGKLAQSIGYLLDNAIKFTHQGHVSLRVSAGGPLTANMPLRIEVLDSGIGFSVPAGGSLYQRFKQLDGSMTRQYGGLGIGLAICRQLVDLLGGTLRHQSTPGQGSSFELDVQLNLPVQAREPGGGRRRIGGLPQRRPEQCTVLIVEDNAINQLVTRGMLLKLGYRVRTADNGVEALEMLRSEPIDAVLLDCQMPVMDGFATCRALRGLPGCAELPVLAITAHSHSGDRERCLAAGMSDYLAKPVKFVELQTLLHDWVLCQSSADSPIQAP